A DNA window from Polynucleobacter sp. AP-Titi-500A-B4 contains the following coding sequences:
- a CDS encoding EamA family transporter: protein MSYQLPISHLLLALAIVAVWGTNFVVIKVSLESFPPFLFAALRYLFAFLPAAFFLPRPKVSWINLCVYGLAVGVGQFGMLYFAIDGNISPGLASLVVQTQVFFTIGFAMIFAKESLKLYQVIAVAVAITGLGIIAVHTDATTTFLGLALVVFAGFSWGIANTVSRRASAINMLSYVVWASIFAIPPLFLISWVFEGGWVSMSTSLASAPIGAWLGVLWQSWGNTLFGFGAWAWLLSKHPAAVVVPAGLLVPIFGMGAATYFLSEPLPLWKILAAGLVITGLVVNLFWPSIAEQLKHRFS, encoded by the coding sequence CTGAGTTACCAGTTACCAATCAGCCATTTGTTACTAGCGCTGGCGATTGTGGCGGTCTGGGGTACTAACTTTGTGGTGATCAAAGTCTCCTTAGAGAGTTTTCCGCCATTTTTATTTGCTGCCCTGCGTTATCTATTTGCTTTTTTGCCAGCAGCATTCTTTTTGCCAAGGCCAAAAGTATCTTGGATCAATCTCTGTGTCTATGGTTTGGCGGTAGGGGTAGGTCAGTTCGGAATGTTGTATTTTGCGATTGATGGCAATATTTCCCCAGGCTTAGCTTCCTTGGTCGTTCAGACCCAAGTATTTTTTACTATCGGCTTTGCCATGATTTTTGCTAAAGAAAGTCTTAAGCTCTATCAGGTCATCGCTGTAGCAGTGGCCATCACTGGTCTCGGAATTATTGCAGTGCACACAGATGCGACTACTACCTTCCTAGGTTTGGCTTTAGTCGTTTTTGCTGGCTTTTCTTGGGGTATTGCCAATACAGTCAGTCGCCGTGCCAGTGCAATCAATATGCTTTCCTATGTGGTTTGGGCCAGTATCTTTGCTATTCCTCCACTGTTTTTGATCTCCTGGGTCTTTGAGGGGGGTTGGGTGTCAATGAGCACTTCACTGGCTTCGGCACCAATAGGTGCTTGGCTTGGGGTTCTATGGCAGTCTTGGGGAAATACGCTATTTGGCTTTGGTGCCTGGGCTTGGTTGCTTTCCAAGCACCCTGCAGCAGTTGTAGTCCCTGCAGGATTATTGGTACCCATTTTTGGCATGGGTGCGGCAACTTATTTCTTAAGTGAACCGCTGCCGCTATGGAAGATCTTGGCTGCGGGGTTAGTGATTACTGGCTTAGTGGTTAATTTATTTTGGCCGAGCATCGCAGAGCAGCTCAAACACCGTTTTTCTTGA
- a CDS encoding ABC transporter substrate-binding protein: MNIRHHIFAVAAAAILATGANAADIKVGVAGPFTGGSSSMGVSMRDGVRLAAKEINAAGGINGNKIVLVERDDEAKNERGVQIAQELINNEKVVATLGYINTGVALASQRFYQDAKIPVLNNVATGTLITKQFPNAPENYVFRNAAADNIQAPMIAKEAVEKRGLKKVAILADSTNYGQLGREDLEKALKGYGVTPVATEKFNIGDVDMTAQLLKAKNAGAEVILTYAIGPELAQIANGMAKLGWKKPMIGSWTLSMASFIDTAGKNGNGATMPETFIQNPPTTPKRKAFVDSYLKEFKPKNGIIASPVSAAQGYDSVYLLAAAIKQANSTEGPKILAALQDLKSPVDGVVITYNKPFSANDHEAIKAKDVVMGVVENGRVEFLNAEDATAKKK, encoded by the coding sequence ATGAATATTCGTCATCACATTTTTGCAGTAGCTGCTGCTGCAATTCTCGCAACAGGCGCTAACGCTGCCGATATCAAAGTAGGCGTTGCAGGTCCATTTACTGGTGGTTCATCCTCAATGGGCGTCAGTATGCGTGACGGTGTTCGCCTTGCTGCAAAAGAAATTAATGCTGCTGGTGGTATCAATGGCAACAAGATTGTATTGGTCGAGCGTGACGATGAAGCGAAAAACGAGCGTGGCGTGCAAATTGCGCAAGAGTTGATCAACAATGAAAAAGTGGTAGCAACTTTAGGCTACATTAACACTGGTGTTGCATTGGCTTCACAACGTTTCTATCAAGATGCCAAGATTCCAGTATTGAATAACGTTGCTACTGGTACATTGATTACCAAGCAATTCCCTAATGCTCCCGAAAACTATGTTTTCCGTAACGCTGCAGCTGACAATATTCAAGCGCCAATGATTGCTAAAGAAGCAGTTGAGAAGCGTGGCTTGAAGAAAGTAGCGATTTTGGCTGACTCTACAAACTACGGCCAATTGGGTCGTGAGGACTTGGAGAAGGCATTGAAGGGTTATGGCGTAACTCCAGTGGCAACTGAAAAGTTCAACATTGGTGACGTTGATATGACTGCACAATTGCTCAAGGCAAAAAATGCTGGCGCTGAAGTGATTTTGACCTACGCAATTGGACCTGAGTTGGCACAAATCGCTAACGGTATGGCGAAATTGGGTTGGAAAAAACCAATGATCGGTAGCTGGACTCTGTCTATGGCTAGCTTCATTGACACTGCTGGTAAGAATGGTAACGGCGCAACTATGCCAGAAACTTTCATTCAGAACCCTCCAACAACACCTAAACGTAAAGCATTCGTTGACTCTTACTTAAAAGAGTTCAAGCCAAAGAATGGCATCATCGCCTCACCAGTTTCTGCTGCCCAAGGTTACGATTCTGTATACCTCTTGGCTGCAGCGATCAAGCAAGCTAACAGCACTGAAGGACCAAAGATCTTGGCAGCATTGCAAGACCTCAAGTCTCCAGTTGATGGTGTTGTGATTACTTACAACAAGCCATTCTCTGCAAATGATCACGAAGCTATCAAGGCTAAAGACGTTGTCATGGGTGTAGTTGAGAACGGTCGTGTTGAGTTCCTGAATGCTGAGGATGCAACTGCTAAGAAGAAGTAA
- a CDS encoding branched-chain amino acid ABC transporter permease, whose amino-acid sequence MDMFAQILSSGIAVGMIYAVIAFGFQLTFATSGTLNFGQGEALMLGALVGLTCVDTFGMNYWVMIPVVCLFGMIQGGFVEMIGVRPAIKIKSEFGWIMSTIALGIIFKNVAENIWGRDALPFPSPLPMEPMNFLGANILPMEILVVVGALVMMLLVEFFNRKTIYGKAVVATANDRDAAGLMGINTSQVITFSYALSSLTAAFAGVLIAPLTLTGATMGGALGLKAFAVAIIGGLSSGLGIIVGGLILGIVETATGFYISTGYKDVPGLILLLLVLAYKPSGLFGKSAIKKV is encoded by the coding sequence ATGGACATGTTTGCACAAATCCTCTCAAGCGGTATCGCTGTGGGGATGATCTATGCGGTAATCGCTTTCGGTTTCCAGCTAACTTTTGCCACCTCCGGCACATTGAACTTCGGACAAGGTGAGGCCCTAATGTTGGGCGCACTGGTCGGTTTGACTTGTGTGGATACCTTTGGAATGAACTATTGGGTGATGATCCCAGTGGTATGTTTATTCGGCATGATTCAAGGTGGCTTCGTTGAGATGATCGGCGTGCGCCCCGCAATCAAAATTAAATCTGAGTTTGGTTGGATTATGTCGACGATCGCGCTCGGTATTATTTTCAAGAACGTGGCTGAAAATATTTGGGGCCGTGATGCATTGCCATTTCCATCACCATTGCCAATGGAGCCAATGAATTTCTTGGGTGCAAATATTCTCCCCATGGAAATCTTAGTGGTGGTTGGTGCTTTAGTGATGATGTTATTGGTTGAGTTCTTTAACCGTAAAACTATTTACGGTAAAGCAGTCGTTGCGACGGCAAACGATCGTGATGCTGCAGGCTTGATGGGTATTAATACCAGTCAAGTGATTACCTTCTCTTATGCACTTTCTTCTTTGACAGCAGCCTTTGCTGGTGTATTGATTGCGCCCTTAACGCTGACTGGTGCAACTATGGGCGGCGCCTTAGGTTTGAAAGCTTTCGCTGTAGCGATTATTGGCGGTCTTTCTAGTGGCCTTGGCATTATTGTGGGTGGTTTGATTTTGGGTATTGTCGAAACAGCTACCGGTTTTTATATCTCTACTGGATACAAAGACGTACCAGGTTTGATTTTGTTATTGCTCGTGTTGGCATACAAACCATCTGGTCTCTTCGGCAAATCTGCAATTAAGAAAGTTTAA
- a CDS encoding ATP-binding cassette domain-containing protein → MKLKSLLPLLIAIAALFALPLFVHNPYYIHLVETILIYTILLYGLDIVVGYVGQVSLGHAALFGIGSYTAGVLYFHFGWTIWGTLPASIVVTSIFGGILALPALKVIGPYLAMVTLAFGTIAQILINEMTWMTEGPLGIKIPKPDLMGVPMTKAEYFWMVGIILIISMIIVDRFVKSQVGRAFEALRDSPIACDCMGVSVYRFKVIAFVISAGFAGLAGCLYAYSEQYISPNTYNNELAVLFLLGIIMGGRKSRLGALIGAAIIVLLPKLLDDINLFRIVASIIAIVVVVGAGMALSKKVTTPRRVAIPIAGVVGLAAFSFWLNTISDWRLSIFGFMILLVVYYLQNGIVGFAKSFYQSIVGKAKTTRGGDAEVVDDSVSFISAIGNQNAGTELLKVDSILMQFGGLKALNNVDLSVKRGTIHGLIGPNGSGKSTMMNVLTGIYTPTAGNVLYAGETVVGKTSSDIALSGIARTFQNVQLFGEMTAIQNILVGLHHTFKSNMVEIALNLPRYKREEAEAHARALALLKFVGLDDLANEEARNLPYGKQRLLEIARALALDPELLLLDEPAAGLTAPDIKELLRIIRKIRDNGITFILIEHHMDVVMSVCDTVSVLDFGQKIAEGKPAEVQADEKVIHAYLGT, encoded by the coding sequence ATGAAATTGAAGTCTCTATTACCGCTATTAATTGCGATTGCGGCACTTTTTGCCCTGCCCTTATTTGTTCACAACCCTTATTACATTCACTTAGTTGAAACCATTCTGATCTACACCATCTTGTTATATGGTTTGGATATCGTGGTGGGTTATGTGGGTCAGGTTTCCCTGGGTCACGCGGCGCTTTTCGGCATTGGCTCTTACACTGCCGGTGTCTTGTACTTCCACTTTGGTTGGACCATTTGGGGCACTCTACCTGCCTCTATCGTGGTGACCTCCATCTTTGGCGGTATCTTGGCGTTACCAGCCCTGAAGGTAATCGGCCCTTACTTAGCGATGGTGACCTTGGCTTTTGGAACCATTGCGCAGATTCTGATTAATGAGATGACTTGGATGACTGAAGGCCCATTAGGCATCAAGATTCCGAAGCCTGATTTAATGGGCGTACCGATGACCAAGGCGGAGTATTTCTGGATGGTAGGCATCATCCTCATCATCTCCATGATCATAGTAGATCGCTTTGTCAAATCTCAAGTTGGCCGTGCATTCGAGGCTTTACGTGATAGCCCAATCGCTTGTGACTGTATGGGCGTATCTGTATACCGCTTTAAAGTGATTGCATTTGTGATCAGCGCTGGCTTTGCTGGTTTAGCTGGTTGCTTGTACGCTTATTCTGAGCAATATATTTCACCGAATACTTACAACAACGAACTAGCTGTTTTATTCTTGCTTGGCATCATTATGGGTGGACGCAAGTCACGCCTAGGTGCATTGATTGGCGCAGCGATTATTGTGCTCTTGCCAAAACTCTTAGACGATATCAACCTGTTCCGTATTGTTGCCTCCATCATCGCTATCGTAGTGGTGGTCGGTGCTGGTATGGCCTTATCTAAGAAGGTCACCACACCAAGACGTGTAGCGATTCCGATTGCAGGTGTGGTTGGTCTGGCAGCATTCTCATTCTGGCTCAACACCATCTCTGACTGGCGCCTCAGTATTTTCGGTTTCATGATTTTGCTCGTGGTGTATTACTTGCAAAACGGTATCGTAGGTTTTGCGAAGAGCTTCTACCAATCCATTGTCGGTAAAGCTAAAACTACTCGCGGTGGTGATGCTGAAGTAGTTGACGACTCCGTTAGCTTTATTAGTGCAATTGGCAATCAAAATGCTGGTACTGAGCTCCTCAAGGTGGACTCCATCTTGATGCAGTTCGGTGGCTTGAAGGCCTTGAACAATGTTGATCTCAGCGTTAAACGCGGCACGATTCATGGCTTGATCGGTCCAAACGGTTCCGGTAAGAGCACGATGATGAACGTATTGACTGGTATCTACACGCCGACTGCTGGTAACGTTTTGTATGCTGGCGAGACAGTGGTTGGTAAGACTTCTTCTGACATTGCGCTCTCCGGTATTGCGCGTACCTTCCAAAACGTTCAGCTTTTTGGCGAGATGACTGCGATCCAAAATATTTTGGTTGGTTTGCATCACACCTTCAAGTCGAACATGGTAGAAATTGCTTTGAATCTGCCACGTTACAAACGGGAAGAAGCAGAAGCCCACGCTCGCGCCTTAGCGCTTCTCAAATTTGTTGGGTTGGATGATTTAGCGAATGAAGAGGCACGTAACTTGCCATACGGTAAGCAACGTTTGCTCGAGATCGCTCGTGCATTGGCACTTGACCCAGAGTTGCTCCTTTTGGATGAGCCAGCCGCAGGTTTGACTGCTCCAGATATCAAAGAACTCTTGCGCATTATTCGTAAGATTCGCGATAACGGCATTACATTCATTCTGATCGAACACCATATGGACGTGGTGATGTCAGTTTGCGATACCGTTTCTGTCTTGGACTTTGGTCAGAAGATTGCAGAAGGTAAGCCAGCTGAAGTTCAGGCAGACGAGAAGGTGATTCATGCCTACTTGGGTACTTAA
- a CDS encoding ABC transporter ATP-binding protein, translating into MLSIKNLEAGYGKVKVLHGINIDVPKGQVITLIGSNGAGKTTTMRAITGMIKPTGGEVTLGGEKIDGYDSHKIARLGLAHSPEGRRVFTTMSVTDNLLLGAFPRFTGSRPKGDIKNDLEKSLEMFPRLKERRNQLAGTLSGGEQQMLAMARAVMLNPEIILLDEPSMGLAPILVEEVFKIISNLKSQGVTMLLVEQFAAAALNVADYGYVLENGKIATHGPAAKLKDDPAVKAAYLGGAGGH; encoded by the coding sequence ATGTTATCTATTAAGAATCTTGAAGCAGGCTACGGCAAAGTCAAAGTCCTCCACGGCATCAATATTGATGTTCCTAAAGGACAAGTGATCACTTTGATCGGCTCTAACGGCGCAGGCAAAACAACTACGATGCGTGCCATCACTGGCATGATTAAGCCAACGGGCGGTGAAGTTACCTTGGGTGGCGAAAAAATTGACGGTTACGACTCTCATAAAATCGCTCGCTTAGGTTTGGCGCATAGCCCGGAAGGTCGTCGTGTATTCACAACCATGTCAGTGACTGACAATTTATTGCTTGGCGCATTTCCACGCTTTACTGGAAGCCGTCCAAAGGGTGACATTAAGAATGACTTAGAAAAGTCACTCGAAATGTTCCCACGTCTCAAAGAGCGTCGCAATCAATTGGCTGGTACTTTGTCTGGCGGTGAGCAACAGATGCTAGCAATGGCCCGTGCCGTGATGCTCAATCCAGAGATCATTCTCTTGGATGAGCCATCCATGGGTCTAGCACCAATTTTGGTTGAGGAAGTATTTAAGATCATCTCCAATCTCAAATCACAGGGTGTCACGATGTTGTTGGTGGAGCAGTTTGCCGCCGCAGCTTTGAATGTTGCTGACTATGGCTACGTATTAGAGAACGGTAAGATTGCTACTCATGGACCTGCCGCTAAGCTCAAAGATGATCCAGCTGTGAAAGCAGCCTACTTGGGTGGTGCAGGCGGTCACTAA
- a CDS encoding sulfite exporter TauE/SafE family protein, translating into MDDSILLSPFLGLIVGLLMGLTGAGGGILSVPLLVFALHLNMVDASPISLAAIALAASVGALLGLKNKLLRYKAAIFMAIFGVALAPAGFWIASRIPNGPLLLIFSGALFYSALNQYRQARKKTLGIPDPPRKAPPCLIDPAIGKLYWNVPCAKALALTGGLAGLLSGLLGVGGGFIIIPALKRYTNLSAQSIIATSLGVQALISGGSVVFSAATGGFNFIVAAPFSIGALGGLLLGLAISKKLSGPKLQQVFAIMVFGVAVSLTIKGLSSL; encoded by the coding sequence ATGGACGACTCAATACTCCTCAGCCCCTTTTTGGGTCTCATAGTGGGTTTATTAATGGGCCTTACCGGTGCCGGTGGGGGGATTTTGTCAGTGCCCCTGCTCGTTTTTGCGCTTCACTTGAATATGGTGGACGCCAGCCCAATCTCTCTTGCAGCGATTGCACTCGCCGCTAGCGTGGGTGCATTACTGGGGCTGAAAAATAAACTGTTACGTTACAAAGCTGCCATCTTCATGGCAATCTTTGGAGTTGCATTAGCTCCTGCTGGATTTTGGATCGCAAGCCGCATCCCAAATGGTCCTCTATTACTTATTTTTAGCGGTGCCCTCTTTTACTCTGCCTTGAATCAATATCGACAAGCTCGAAAAAAGACTTTAGGTATCCCCGACCCTCCAAGAAAAGCTCCGCCTTGTTTAATAGATCCTGCTATCGGAAAGCTCTATTGGAATGTACCCTGCGCTAAAGCGCTTGCTCTCACCGGCGGATTAGCCGGTCTCCTATCGGGACTTCTTGGTGTGGGTGGTGGCTTCATCATCATCCCAGCATTAAAGCGCTATACCAATTTATCTGCACAATCGATCATCGCAACTTCACTCGGTGTACAAGCCCTTATCTCCGGCGGTAGTGTGGTCTTCTCTGCGGCAACTGGTGGCTTTAATTTTATTGTGGCAGCCCCTTTTTCTATTGGAGCATTGGGTGGCCTTCTCTTAGGCCTAGCTATCAGTAAAAAACTGAGCGGGCCTAAACTGCAACAGGTTTTTGCCATCATGGTTTTTGGTGTGGCAGTAAGCCTCACGATCAAAGGTCTGAGTAGCCTATGA
- a CDS encoding MBL fold metallo-hydrolase has translation MNQNPRADVKAFFDPETWTFTYVVFSGKGSPCVVIDSVLNYDPKSGRTSTRSADEVITFIQAEQLQLSWILETHAHADHLTAAPYFQKILGGKIVIGNHITNVQNVFKGIFNLDEQFSIDGSQFDYLLKEDESLAFGNLSLKALYVPGHTPACMAYEIGDALFVGDTLFMPDVGTARCDFPGGSAQTLYRSIQKILSYPDETKLYMCHDYPPTDRPVAYYTTVGEEKKSNIHVHAGISEDDFIQMRNKRDATLDMPNLILPSIQINIRAGHLPEPEANGNSYLKIPLNML, from the coding sequence GTGAATCAAAACCCCCGTGCCGACGTAAAAGCGTTTTTTGATCCAGAGACTTGGACTTTTACCTATGTAGTCTTCTCAGGCAAAGGCAGCCCATGCGTAGTCATCGATTCGGTCCTCAATTACGATCCTAAGTCGGGAAGAACTTCTACTCGATCTGCGGATGAGGTAATTACATTTATACAAGCTGAACAATTGCAGTTGTCATGGATTTTGGAAACTCATGCCCATGCCGATCATCTTACGGCTGCCCCTTACTTTCAAAAAATATTGGGTGGGAAGATCGTCATTGGTAATCACATCACCAATGTGCAAAATGTTTTTAAAGGAATTTTCAATCTGGATGAACAATTCTCCATTGATGGATCCCAATTTGATTACCTATTAAAAGAAGATGAATCCTTGGCTTTTGGAAATCTTTCATTAAAGGCGCTTTACGTTCCTGGCCACACTCCTGCTTGTATGGCCTATGAAATCGGAGATGCGTTATTTGTTGGGGATACTCTCTTTATGCCTGATGTTGGCACCGCACGGTGTGACTTTCCTGGAGGCAGTGCTCAGACTTTGTACAGGTCTATTCAAAAGATACTGTCTTACCCTGATGAAACCAAGCTATACATGTGCCATGACTATCCACCAACGGATCGTCCTGTCGCGTATTACACAACCGTAGGAGAGGAGAAAAAGTCCAATATTCATGTTCACGCTGGCATCAGCGAGGATGACTTTATTCAAATGCGGAATAAACGTGATGCCACTCTGGATATGCCAAACCTCATATTGCCCTCTATTCAGATCAATATCCGCGCAGGGCATCTGCCTGAGCCTGAAGCCAATGGCAATTCCTACTTAAAAATCCCTCTGAATATGCTTTGA
- a CDS encoding metalloregulator ArsR/SmtB family transcription factor has product MAISKSELKKMQASASDACKLMKVLSNSDRMMLLCEIGQGEKCVSELELALDLHQPTLSQQLTVLRKEKLVKTRREGKQIYYSLDSEIAVAVMGLLYKHYCKR; this is encoded by the coding sequence ATGGCAATTAGTAAATCTGAACTTAAAAAAATGCAGGCATCTGCAAGTGATGCATGCAAGTTAATGAAAGTCCTATCAAACAGTGATCGCATGATGTTGTTATGCGAGATCGGGCAAGGCGAAAAATGCGTTAGTGAGCTTGAGCTTGCTCTCGATCTGCATCAGCCAACACTATCGCAGCAGTTAACCGTATTGCGTAAAGAGAAGTTAGTAAAGACGCGCAGAGAGGGTAAACAAATTTACTATTCTCTAGATAGTGAAATTGCTGTAGCTGTCATGGGCCTCCTCTATAAGCACTATTGCAAAAGATAG
- a CDS encoding DUF6803 family protein, translated as MMSMTHYMQLLADNQPWNLMIFMAIPIVLAETLAITELYILFTRKFQGAIWNLNRFSGTAVGIYFIGIIIYLMTAAVIPITKSGEWRTVIDVIAVGSYLIGGLPLIWIALQEFGLVNKQLNQEGKLKVHAICVALFLVFGHVAMISGMLDPGLLGYQSTAHPIIMPTDHAH; from the coding sequence ATGATGAGTATGACCCACTACATGCAGTTATTGGCCGATAACCAGCCATGGAATCTCATGATTTTTATGGCAATCCCAATCGTGCTGGCTGAGACTTTAGCTATCACCGAACTTTATATTCTGTTTACCCGGAAATTTCAGGGGGCGATATGGAATTTGAATCGATTTTCCGGAACGGCAGTCGGAATTTACTTTATTGGCATCATCATCTATCTGATGACTGCTGCTGTAATACCGATTACCAAATCGGGTGAGTGGAGAACAGTGATTGATGTTATTGCAGTCGGCTCTTATCTCATCGGCGGACTGCCTTTGATCTGGATCGCCCTGCAAGAGTTTGGTTTGGTGAATAAGCAATTAAACCAAGAGGGTAAATTAAAAGTTCATGCAATCTGTGTTGCATTATTTTTAGTATTTGGCCACGTTGCAATGATCAGTGGCATGCTAGACCCTGGCTTGCTTGGGTATCAAAGTACTGCGCATCCAATAATTATGCCTACCGATCACGCACATTAA
- a CDS encoding FAD:protein FMN transferase has product MITRCKPLLGTFVEITIDQDDDQRVIDRAFTAIEKIQELMGFHQANTELNHINRYAHSKAIDIHPWTAQVLRIAKQIHRHSRGLFNCGIGHRLVAAGLLPRHIDFTNHNLGGIEDICFLTPELITSSRPVCLDLGGIAKGFAVDMAVKILISEGVSSGLVNAGGDLRVFGDSPIPIHIRNPKNPSELLEIGTLQNAALATSSLYFSKRDGQVSHLINPLVDESDGYLESSGSYSIVAKECVYADALTKVLAISNQAHHPCFAKFSAQAIQIAI; this is encoded by the coding sequence ATGATCACGCGCTGCAAGCCGCTTCTTGGAACCTTTGTTGAAATCACCATAGATCAAGATGATGATCAAAGGGTAATAGATCGTGCATTTACTGCCATTGAAAAGATCCAAGAATTAATGGGTTTTCATCAAGCAAATACCGAGCTCAATCACATCAACCGTTATGCCCATAGCAAGGCGATAGATATTCACCCTTGGACTGCACAAGTCCTCCGGATTGCAAAACAAATTCATCGTCATTCACGCGGCCTATTTAACTGTGGCATTGGCCATCGCCTCGTTGCTGCCGGACTTCTGCCTCGTCATATTGACTTCACCAATCACAATCTTGGCGGTATCGAAGATATTTGTTTTCTGACGCCAGAACTAATTACTTCTTCTCGGCCAGTCTGCCTCGACCTTGGTGGCATCGCCAAGGGGTTTGCGGTTGATATGGCTGTCAAGATTCTGATCTCCGAAGGCGTGAGCTCTGGCTTAGTCAATGCAGGGGGTGACTTGAGGGTATTCGGAGATAGCCCTATACCCATCCATATTCGCAACCCCAAGAATCCCTCAGAACTACTAGAAATTGGCACCCTGCAAAATGCTGCTCTAGCTACCAGTAGTCTCTACTTCTCCAAAAGAGATGGGCAAGTTAGCCATCTTATTAATCCTTTGGTAGATGAATCTGATGGCTACCTTGAATCATCAGGCTCCTATTCAATCGTTGCCAAGGAATGCGTCTATGCAGATGCCCTGACTAAAGTACTGGCGATCTCAAATCAAGCTCATCACCCTTGCTTTGCGAAGTTTTCAGCGCAAGCGATTCAAATTGCCATATGA